The following is a genomic window from Rutidosis leptorrhynchoides isolate AG116_Rl617_1_P2 chromosome 8, CSIRO_AGI_Rlap_v1, whole genome shotgun sequence.
AAATCGTCAGATGTGGATTCAATTTCGTCAAGTGAGCTTAATGTAACGGCAGAAGGGGATGTTCATTGTGAAGAAGATAAGACGGAATTTCAGGGTGATAATCTTACTGTGAATGTCGATGGTGTCGTTGATGAGGAGGTTGAAGAGGGAGAGGTCAAGACGGTTGATTTTGGTGATAACTTAGTTCCGCCACAATCCGATGACCCTCCACCCTCGACGTCCACACCGGATTTCAATTTAGGCGGCAACTCACTGcctaaaatttttctgtcaccgaTGTCTTCTGATGCAATTTCCAACGATGAAGGTGTTGTATTCGAGGAAAGCAAGGGCACGCGTGCGCCTGTTTATCCGATTCCCCATTCGTGCAGTTCCCAAAATCAACATCAAACTGGGCCAGTTCCTCATACAGGGCCAGTTACTCATGTTGGGCAAGACTCTTCTTGTGAATTTGCTATGGACAATCAGGCCCTAAACGGGCTGGAACTGGGCTCAGATGAGCGTGATGTGGGTGACCCTATCCCAATAGAAAATGTTCAAGCTGACTTGCAGGACGTACCCCTCTGTCCTGCTTTTACCGCGGTAGCTCGGTTTCGTGTTAAAAGGAAAAAAGCTCCTCCTTTGATCAAAAGTCATTTTATTAAACACGTGTGGAGTAGGAATAATATGAAGCGTAACCGACGTCGAGATAATTTTCGGTGGCACGATAGATATTTTATTGAGAATGTGATGAAAGACTCGGAAGAGGATATTGGTTGTTGCTCGTGTTGCTCTTCTTGCGCGTCATCGGACTCGGAAACATAGTTTTTTAGTCGTCGTGTCGTGTCCTCGTGATTGTGTGTCGTCTTTAGTTTCGAGCCTGTGTGTGTGTGCGTCCTTTTTTTTGCGGTTGTGTGATGGTCCGTGTTttgtctagctccttgctagtcTTTATTCGTGTACTGTTTTATCCTTAATAATAAAATCTccttgtctttcaaaaaaaaaaaaaaaatttttttaatagGAATACATATTACTAcgtaattatatatttaatataattattagtagtacTATACTACgagtagtattcttattattaaatttatatatgtatGAGGAATCTGTTTTCATGTATTTGTTACATAAATAAATAGGAATCTTACTTTTAATTTAAATTTGTAGAATGGGACCATTGTGGTACATATTTGATATTTTTTTGATTCCATACTTCATATGGAATGTGAATGAAAGGCTTTAACagaaaaaagaagaaaataaagaTACATACAACAATTGATGAAAGTACAAAATTCTAAATTCTTTGTGTAGTTAACAAGGAAAATAATAATTCAGAAGACACATATAATCTCTTAATTCTTATTTTTTCCATCGTATCATGATTTTGTTACGTGTCATGACCTTTCCGGTGGATTGGTTAATTATGTTTTACAATTATTTATGTCAAAATACAATATACTTCCTTAGATGTTGCCTAAAAGAGTATATAACCACATGGGTTGACCAATTTTTGTCATACTTTCATGATTGGGTTCTTATGTACACTTGAACATCAACGCTAGAAATCATGTCATTTTGATTATTAGAAATGAAAGATGTACATGAACGTCCACAAAACAACTATGAGACATGCCTCATAGCTAACAAACCAGACCACAACAGCCACAAACCACAACTAAAACACGAGCAAACAACTCTAAGACCAACAACAACATCTTAAGGGATCTTCCATGACTCTTTCATCAATTTTGCATGCTTTGTAGGCTTCCATCTCAACGAGAGTAACTTCAACCTGACAGTAGAATATATCACAGCTACCAAGTTGGCACACGATCTAGATTGCTTCTTGAACAATCGGAAATTGCGCTCTTGCCAGATAAAATAAACCGACGCTGCAAACAGGAGCTTGGACGTGATGCTCCTTGCCGACTTCTTATCCGCAAATTCAGAAGCAAATTCAATAAAGTCCTTCCAAgagttactattaatattactcgTCATATTACTCTTTACAAAGAACCAAACCTGCGTCGAATAAACACAATTGAAAAAGAGATGGTCATGCGAATCAGGCTCCAAGGAACATAATGAGCACAACAACGGGCCTGTGAGCGACTGCAACTCCCATCCTCTAAGCTTATCTTGCGTCTTGAGGCTTTCTCCCATTAATAACCACATAAGAAAAGAATGCCTTGGAATACAATGTGAGAACCAAACCACATGGTACCAAGACACCATATTCGAACGAGAACAAATTGTATCCCAAACCTTACTGACCGTGAAGTTACCAAGATTACCATCACTACCTCGCCATTTTAACACATCCGGATGATCAGTAAGAGTTGGTAACTCTATATATGATAAACCCGGATACAATTTATACCAATCTGTTTTCCACCTC
Proteins encoded in this region:
- the LOC139864315 gene encoding uncharacterized protein translates to MGESLKTQDKLRGWELQSLTGPLLCSLCSLEPDSHDHLFFNCVYSTQVWFFVKSNMTSNINSNSWKDFIEFASEFADKKSARSITSKLLFAASVYFIWQERNFRLFKKQSRSCANLVAVIYSTVRLKLLSLRWKPTKHAKLMKESWKIP